From Enterococcus wangshanyuanii, the proteins below share one genomic window:
- a CDS encoding YdeI/OmpD-associated family protein, producing the protein MAKSVTEKLKLMTYPTKAIVDRPDESYLTELKDAQLDFPTKPVDFLFVFVKTMEEFKKVVHVTIEKELLNKEGVLFVAYPKKGNKRYSTFVHRDEIFPALDVDDSDGYVGKSTLKFNRMVSLDEVFTVTGLKNTERKAPNSKATSARVEDYVQFIPQVEKLLEKQSKAKVLFDGLTPGYKRDWARYIFSAKQQTTQDKRKAEMIDILEKGFKSKELYRQSLSK; encoded by the coding sequence ATGGCAAAATCGGTCACTGAAAAATTGAAATTAATGACATACCCAACAAAAGCAATCGTCGATCGTCCCGATGAAAGTTATCTGACTGAATTAAAGGACGCACAGCTGGATTTTCCTACTAAGCCTGTAGATTTTTTGTTTGTATTTGTGAAGACGATGGAAGAGTTTAAGAAAGTTGTACATGTAACGATAGAAAAAGAACTGCTGAATAAAGAGGGCGTCCTTTTTGTTGCCTATCCAAAAAAAGGGAATAAAAGATATTCAACCTTTGTTCATCGGGATGAAATTTTTCCAGCTTTAGACGTAGACGATAGTGACGGGTACGTAGGGAAAAGTACATTGAAATTTAATCGGATGGTCAGCTTAGATGAAGTGTTTACAGTAACTGGTTTGAAAAATACTGAAAGAAAAGCACCTAATTCAAAGGCTACTAGTGCGAGGGTGGAGGATTATGTTCAATTTATCCCTCAAGTCGAAAAACTTTTAGAAAAACAGTCAAAAGCGAAAGTACTATTCGATGGTTTGACGCCAGGATACAAAAGAGATTGGGCAAGATATATTTTTAGTGCAAAACAGCAAACAACACAGGATAAGAGAAAAGCAGAAATGATCGATATTTTGGAAAAAGGGTTTAAATCAAAAGAGTTGTATCGTCAATCTTTATCAAAATAA
- a CDS encoding ABC transporter ATP-binding protein, whose protein sequence is MSIFKKLGWFFRQEKKSYVIGVFSLIIVALVQLVPPKVIGIVVDEIAAKNIAIQSILFWVGVLLAAALAQYIFRYIWRLHIWGSAARLEKNLRRQLFHHFTKMDAVFYQNYRTGDLMAHATNDLNAIQNVAGAGILTFADSLITGGATIIAMILFVDWRLTLIALIPLPLLAVTSRILGSKLHDAFRDSQAAFSTINDKTQESITGMKVIKTFGQEKEDIADFTEKINDAIIKNKRVNFLDALFDPFITLIIGISYVLTIIIGGRFIMDGTITIGQLISFISYIGMLIWPMFAIGRLFNVLERGNASYDRVNELLHAKSHIVERKDAIQTPAKGELAIEVAEFKYPKDKETTLEQIKFVLNEGETLGIVGKTGAGKTTILKLLMREYDNYQGQVSFGGHNIKDYSLDALMHSIGYVPQDHFLFSMTIRENIRFANPDFSDEQVEQAATMAFINNEIKAFPKGYDTLVGERGVSLSGGQKQRISIARALIVDPELLILDDALSAVDAKTEEAILSNLKEARKEKTTIIAAHRLSSVMHAKEIIVLDEGKIIERGTHQELLHLAGWYKRMWDKQQLEAKIEGSDA, encoded by the coding sequence ATGTCTATATTTAAAAAATTAGGTTGGTTTTTTAGGCAGGAAAAGAAAAGTTATGTTATTGGGGTTTTTTCATTGATCATAGTTGCCCTTGTACAGCTAGTTCCGCCGAAGGTCATTGGGATCGTGGTTGATGAAATCGCTGCTAAAAATATAGCGATTCAGTCGATTTTATTTTGGGTAGGTGTATTATTGGCAGCAGCTTTAGCACAATATATTTTTCGTTATATTTGGCGTTTGCATATTTGGGGAAGCGCTGCCCGACTTGAGAAAAATTTAAGAAGGCAATTATTTCATCATTTTACAAAAATGGATGCTGTCTTTTATCAAAATTATCGCACGGGGGACTTGATGGCACATGCAACAAATGATTTGAACGCGATTCAAAATGTTGCGGGTGCAGGTATTTTAACTTTTGCGGATTCATTGATCACTGGAGGCGCCACGATCATCGCGATGATCTTGTTTGTCGATTGGCGGTTGACGCTGATCGCCTTGATTCCATTGCCTTTATTAGCAGTGACATCGCGAATTTTGGGTTCAAAACTGCACGATGCATTCCGTGATTCGCAAGCCGCGTTTTCGACGATCAACGATAAAACACAGGAAAGCATCACAGGAATGAAAGTAATCAAAACGTTTGGACAAGAAAAGGAAGACATTGCAGATTTTACTGAAAAAATCAATGATGCGATCATTAAAAATAAACGGGTAAACTTTTTAGATGCATTATTCGATCCGTTCATCACACTGATTATTGGCATTTCATATGTGCTGACGATCATAATTGGCGGGCGTTTTATTATGGATGGCACAATTACGATCGGTCAACTGATCTCTTTTATTAGTTATATCGGCATGCTGATTTGGCCGATGTTTGCAATCGGACGTTTATTCAATGTTTTGGAGCGCGGGAATGCCAGTTATGATCGGGTCAATGAACTGCTTCATGCAAAGTCACATATTGTTGAGCGAAAAGATGCGATTCAGACACCAGCTAAGGGAGAACTGGCGATCGAAGTTGCAGAATTTAAGTATCCAAAGGATAAAGAAACAACCTTAGAGCAAATCAAATTTGTCTTAAATGAAGGGGAAACATTAGGAATCGTTGGGAAAACAGGAGCAGGTAAGACAACGATCTTAAAACTATTGATGCGTGAATATGATAATTATCAAGGCCAAGTGTCATTTGGCGGACACAATATCAAAGATTATTCGTTGGATGCTTTGATGCATTCAATCGGTTATGTGCCGCAAGATCATTTTCTATTTTCAATGACGATTCGCGAAAATATTCGGTTTGCTAACCCTGATTTTTCAGATGAACAAGTGGAACAAGCGGCAACAATGGCGTTTATCAACAATGAGATCAAAGCTTTTCCAAAAGGGTATGATACCTTAGTTGGAGAACGTGGGGTGTCGTTATCTGGTGGACAAAAACAACGGATTTCGATTGCTAGAGCATTGATCGTCGATCCAGAATTACTGATTCTTGATGATGCGTTATCTGCTGTGGATGCTAAAACAGAAGAAGCAATTCTGTCGAATTTAAAAGAAGCACGTAAAGAAAAAACAACGATCATTGCAGCTCACCGATTAAGTAGTGTGATGCATGCGAAGGAAATCATCGTCTTAGATGAAGGAAAGATCATTGAACGGGGAACGCATCAAGAGTTATTGCATTTAGCAGGCTGGTATAAACGGATGTGGGACAAACAACAACTGGAAGCTAAAATCGAAGGGAGTGACGCCTAA
- a CDS encoding transglycosylase domain-containing protein: MDNQNNSNQTERHSYKIPEKKKIIMGFNVVIRVLQSLFVFLVVMLLLGGALGLGIGMGYFAFLVEDTEPPTKEELQTEISDITEVSKMTYADGTNIAMIKSDLVRTRVDSEHISPLLKKAIISTEDEYFEEHKGVVPKAVIRALVSDATGIGGSSGGSTLTQQLVKQQILTDETTFKRKANEILLAYRIENYFSKDEIVTTYLNVSPFGRNNKGENIAGVEEAAKGLFGKSANDLTLAQAAFIAGLPQSPIIYTPYTNTGELKDDENLSYGMKRKDFVLFSMYREKAITKEEYDAAKSYDLKQDFQPQQAANQNTEGYLYYAVLDKAVEAIMDINIEKAGVKKEELDELGLSQYEEQARREIQNRGYTIQSTIDQTVYDTMQNAVAAYGYMLDDGYGAGLVETGNVLMDNQTGKIIGFVAGRDYNVSQSNHALDTVRQVGSTIKPISVYGPAIDQGMIGSESRLANYPTSYRDGRELTNATNSGTNTFDTVRYSLEWSYNIPVYHLNEAMKQQMGDDNFSYNQYLSKMNYPASDAWAYESAPLGAVEATVLTQTNGFQTLANKGQYQKGYMIDKITDNSGKVIYEHKNEPVQVYSQATASIMNDMMRSVLDSKITTPFKPTVSGLNPDLANVDWIGKTGTTDYYKDSWLVVSTPTITLGSWTGYDIPTAMSPNSGDQNSNYLANLINAVYSVRPDLFGVGQKFTLSDDVIKSTVSSFTGEKPGTFTYNGGTYTAPGPNTESLYAKDGAPKSQYKFGYGGSDANYSAYWGRYATSGSNNSRTTTPSSSNSNNTTPSSSEKKEDDKKEDDKKENN; this comes from the coding sequence TTGGATAATCAGAATAATTCCAATCAAACGGAACGACATTCTTATAAGATACCTGAAAAGAAAAAGATCATTATGGGCTTTAACGTGGTTATTCGTGTTTTGCAGTCCTTGTTTGTCTTTTTAGTTGTCATGCTGTTGTTAGGCGGTGCATTAGGTTTAGGGATCGGTATGGGCTATTTTGCCTTTCTTGTAGAAGACACTGAACCACCAACCAAAGAAGAGCTTCAAACTGAGATCAGTGATATCACTGAAGTTTCTAAAATGACGTATGCTGATGGCACAAATATTGCCATGATCAAATCTGATTTGGTGCGAACTAGGGTGGATAGTGAACATATTTCTCCTCTATTAAAAAAAGCGATCATCTCTACCGAGGATGAATATTTTGAAGAACACAAAGGAGTCGTACCAAAGGCCGTGATTCGTGCCCTTGTATCTGACGCCACAGGGATCGGCGGTTCTTCCGGCGGTTCGACTTTAACACAGCAACTAGTCAAGCAACAGATTTTAACAGACGAAACAACCTTCAAGCGAAAAGCAAATGAAATCCTGTTAGCGTATCGTATTGAAAACTATTTTTCAAAAGATGAAATCGTCACAACTTATTTGAACGTTTCTCCTTTCGGGCGTAATAATAAAGGTGAAAACATCGCAGGTGTCGAAGAAGCAGCGAAAGGTCTTTTTGGAAAAAGTGCAAATGATCTAACCTTAGCCCAAGCGGCCTTTATTGCCGGTCTTCCGCAAAGTCCGATCATCTATACGCCATATACAAATACAGGCGAGCTGAAGGATGATGAAAACCTTTCATATGGTATGAAACGAAAAGATTTTGTACTGTTCAGTATGTATCGAGAAAAAGCGATCACTAAAGAAGAATACGATGCAGCTAAAAGCTATGATCTAAAACAAGATTTCCAACCACAGCAAGCAGCCAACCAAAATACTGAAGGCTACTTATATTATGCTGTTTTAGACAAAGCCGTTGAAGCAATCATGGATATCAACATCGAAAAAGCGGGTGTCAAAAAAGAAGAGTTAGATGAGTTGGGACTTTCACAATATGAAGAACAGGCCCGCAGAGAAATCCAAAATCGTGGGTATACGATTCAATCTACGATTGATCAAACCGTTTATGACACGATGCAAAATGCAGTTGCTGCCTATGGATATATGCTTGATGATGGTTACGGCGCGGGTCTTGTTGAAACAGGAAATGTACTGATGGATAACCAAACTGGTAAAATCATAGGTTTTGTAGCGGGACGTGATTATAATGTCAGCCAAAGTAATCACGCGCTAGATACTGTTCGACAAGTTGGTTCGACCATCAAGCCGATTTCCGTTTACGGTCCGGCAATCGATCAGGGAATGATCGGTTCTGAGAGCCGTTTAGCCAACTATCCCACTTCTTACAGAGATGGTCGGGAATTGACGAATGCTACAAATTCCGGTACAAATACTTTTGATACTGTTCGCTATTCATTGGAATGGTCATACAACATTCCAGTGTATCACTTAAATGAAGCGATGAAACAACAAATGGGTGATGATAATTTTTCTTATAATCAGTATTTAAGCAAAATGAATTATCCCGCATCTGACGCTTGGGCTTATGAGTCCGCACCATTAGGAGCTGTGGAAGCAACCGTACTTACTCAAACAAACGGATTCCAAACCTTAGCAAATAAAGGACAGTACCAAAAAGGCTACATGATCGATAAAATCACAGACAACAGTGGTAAAGTCATCTATGAACATAAAAATGAACCTGTGCAGGTATACTCTCAAGCAACTGCTTCTATTATGAATGATATGATGCGCTCTGTTCTGGATTCAAAGATAACCACGCCATTTAAACCTACTGTTTCTGGACTAAATCCTGATTTAGCGAATGTAGACTGGATCGGTAAAACAGGAACGACAGATTATTACAAAGACTCTTGGCTGGTTGTTTCTACACCGACAATCACATTAGGTTCTTGGACGGGCTATGATATTCCTACTGCAATGAGCCCAAATAGCGGTGATCAAAATAGTAACTATCTTGCTAACCTAATCAATGCTGTCTATTCTGTTAGACCAGATTTATTCGGAGTAGGGCAAAAATTCACCCTTTCAGATGATGTCATTAAATCGACCGTCTCTAGTTTTACTGGTGAAAAGCCTGGAACATTCACTTATAATGGTGGTACTTACACGGCTCCTGGTCCAAATACAGAATCACTTTATGCCAAAGACGGTGCGCCGAAGAGCCAATATAAATTTGGTTACGGTGGATCAGATGCTAATTATAGTGCTTACTGGGGCCGTTATGCTACATCGGGTTCTAATAATTCTAGAACAACAACACCGTCATCATCGAATTCGAATAACACAACGCCTTCTTCTTCTGAGAAAAAAGAAGACGATAAAAAAGAGGATGACAAAAAAGAGAATAATTAA
- a CDS encoding ABC transporter ATP-binding protein — MEEKYESEWTKSIPLKEQVTIVKRLLKFAKPFRRTFLSAIFFALILSVINIILPRIIQLFMDDYLTPKTATNQVIFFFAGLYLFGIIVKSIIWFFQWFLYSMASLKTYQHIRVKLFEKLQTLGMSYFDQTPAGSIVSRVTNDTETLFEFWYVFLMVLTGIFAVVSSFIAMFQINGKIALYNLIFLPILLIVIWYYQKFSSRIYRSMREKLSQLNTKLNEYISGMQIIQQFRQETRLEKEFEETNDEYLRTRFSMIRTNSLLLGPIINFLYTLAIALSLTLFGYDALHSPVEVGMIYAFVTYVQAFFNPMTQMMDFLSVFTDGMVAGSRILKIFDNQEVTPQQNPCADATITEGKIEFRNVSFSYDGENNVLDHISFIAYPGETVALIGHTGSGKSSIINVLMRFYEFYEGEILIDDRDIREYPLPELRQKLGLVLQDAFMFYGDIAGNIRMLNPDITDEQIKAAATFVQADKFIETLPGKYHAKVIERGASYSSGQRQLISFARTMVTDPKILVLDEATANIDTETEGLIQEGLANMRQGRTTIAIAHRLSTIRDADLILVLDKGRIVERGNHEQLLKKNGLYADMYQLQNGEG; from the coding sequence ATGGAAGAAAAATATGAATCAGAATGGACAAAATCGATACCGCTAAAAGAACAAGTGACGATCGTAAAACGGCTGCTTAAATTTGCTAAGCCTTTTCGCCGAACCTTTTTATCAGCTATTTTCTTTGCACTGATTCTTTCTGTCATCAATATTATTTTGCCACGAATCATTCAATTGTTCATGGATGATTATTTAACACCAAAAACAGCAACGAATCAAGTGATTTTCTTTTTTGCCGGACTGTATTTATTTGGGATCATCGTGAAAAGCATTATTTGGTTTTTTCAATGGTTTTTGTATTCAATGGCGTCATTAAAAACCTATCAACATATTCGAGTGAAGTTGTTTGAAAAGCTTCAGACTCTGGGGATGAGCTACTTTGACCAAACACCGGCGGGATCAATCGTTTCCCGTGTGACAAATGACACAGAAACGTTGTTTGAATTTTGGTATGTCTTTTTGATGGTTTTGACGGGTATTTTTGCAGTCGTTTCTTCATTTATCGCAATGTTTCAGATCAATGGGAAAATTGCTTTATATAACTTGATCTTCTTACCGATTTTATTGATCGTTATTTGGTATTATCAAAAATTTAGTTCTAGAATTTACCGAAGCATGCGGGAAAAACTGAGTCAACTGAATACAAAATTAAATGAATATATTTCAGGCATGCAGATCATTCAGCAGTTTAGACAAGAAACGCGTTTGGAAAAAGAGTTTGAAGAAACAAATGATGAATATTTACGAACTCGTTTTTCGATGATTCGCACGAATTCATTGCTGTTAGGACCAATCATCAATTTTCTGTATACGCTGGCAATTGCTTTGTCTTTGACCTTATTTGGGTATGATGCGCTGCATTCTCCGGTAGAAGTTGGGATGATTTATGCTTTTGTGACCTATGTTCAGGCCTTCTTTAATCCGATGACGCAAATGATGGATTTTTTGAGTGTTTTTACAGATGGTATGGTTGCAGGAAGTCGGATCCTTAAAATTTTTGATAATCAAGAAGTTACACCGCAACAAAATCCCTGTGCTGATGCCACGATTACAGAAGGCAAAATCGAGTTTCGAAATGTTAGTTTTTCTTATGATGGAGAAAATAATGTGCTGGATCATATCAGTTTTATTGCTTACCCAGGAGAAACAGTAGCTTTGATTGGACACACAGGTAGTGGAAAAAGCTCGATCATCAATGTATTGATGCGCTTCTATGAATTTTACGAAGGCGAAATCTTGATCGATGATCGGGATATTCGTGAATATCCATTGCCAGAGTTGCGTCAAAAATTAGGCTTGGTTTTACAAGACGCCTTTATGTTTTACGGAGATATCGCTGGGAATATTCGGATGCTGAATCCTGATATTACAGATGAACAAATCAAGGCTGCTGCAACGTTTGTTCAGGCGGATAAATTTATTGAGACATTGCCTGGAAAATATCATGCGAAAGTGATTGAACGTGGTGCAAGCTATTCCAGTGGACAGCGTCAATTGATTTCATTTGCACGAACGATGGTCACTGATCCGAAAATTCTTGTACTGGATGAAGCAACGGCGAATATCGATACAGAAACTGAGGGGTTGATCCAAGAAGGTTTGGCTAATATGAGACAAGGAAGAACGACGATCGCGATTGCTCATCGTTTGTCGACGATTCGGGATGCTGATCTCATTTTGGTTTTAGATAAAGGTCGAATTGTAGAACGTGGGAATCATGAGCAACTGCTAAAGAAAAATGGACTTTATGCAGATATGTATCAACTACAGAATGGTGAAGGATAA
- a CDS encoding iron chaperone, with protein MTVIETYISECPPERQEKLQQLYNQIKELVPQATEKMAYGMPTFYLNGNLVHFANAKNHIGFYPAPSAITAFKEELSVYKTSKGAIQFPLDSPLPMDLIKEIVLFRVGENTQS; from the coding sequence ATGACCGTCATTGAAACCTATATCTCTGAATGCCCACCAGAACGTCAAGAAAAGTTACAACAATTATATAACCAAATCAAGGAGCTAGTTCCCCAAGCAACGGAAAAAATGGCCTATGGCATGCCTACCTTCTATTTAAATGGAAATTTAGTTCACTTTGCTAATGCTAAAAATCACATAGGATTTTATCCTGCACCTTCTGCAATTACAGCATTTAAAGAAGAATTATCAGTGTATAAGACAAGTAAAGGAGCAATTCAGTTTCCTTTAGATTCGCCTTTACCGATGGACTTGATCAAAGAAATCGTTTTGTTTCGTGTCGGTGAGAATACACAATCTTGA
- the ccpA gene encoding catabolite control protein A, translated as MEKQTITIYDVAREANVSMATVSRVVNGNPNVKPATRKKVLEVIDRLDYRPNAVARGLASKKTTTVGVIIPDVSNIFFASLARGIDDVATMYKYNIILANSDGNDQKEVNVLNNLLAKQVDGIIFMGHHITDEIRGEFSRSKTPVVLAGSIDPDEQVGSVNIDYAEATKDATTMLAKNGNKKIAFVSGALIDPINGQNRMKGYKQALADNGLTYSEGLIFESEYKFKDGIALAERVRNSGATAAYVTDDELAIGLLDGMIDAGIKVPEDFEIVTSNNSLLTEVSRPRLSSVTQPLYDIGAVSMRLLTKLMNKEEIEDKTVILPYGMDQKGSTK; from the coding sequence ATGGAAAAACAAACAATTACGATTTATGATGTTGCTCGTGAAGCAAATGTATCTATGGCAACCGTATCGCGTGTAGTGAATGGTAACCCTAATGTGAAGCCAGCTACTCGGAAAAAAGTCTTGGAAGTTATCGACCGTTTAGACTATCGTCCTAATGCAGTTGCTCGTGGTTTAGCAAGTAAAAAGACAACAACTGTTGGCGTGATCATTCCGGATGTGAGCAATATCTTTTTTGCTTCATTAGCACGAGGAATCGATGACGTAGCGACGATGTACAAGTACAATATTATTTTAGCAAATTCTGACGGCAACGATCAAAAAGAAGTCAATGTATTGAATAATCTTTTAGCAAAACAAGTCGATGGAATCATTTTTATGGGACATCATATCACAGATGAGATTCGTGGAGAGTTTTCACGCTCTAAAACACCTGTTGTTTTGGCAGGTTCAATCGATCCTGATGAACAAGTTGGTAGTGTGAATATCGATTATGCAGAAGCAACGAAAGATGCAACAACGATGCTGGCAAAAAATGGCAACAAAAAAATCGCATTTGTCAGTGGTGCGCTGATCGATCCAATTAATGGACAAAACCGCATGAAAGGCTACAAACAAGCATTAGCAGATAATGGGTTAACGTACAGTGAAGGGCTTATTTTTGAATCTGAATATAAATTCAAAGACGGAATCGCCTTAGCTGAACGTGTTCGTAATAGTGGGGCAACTGCTGCTTATGTGACTGATGATGAATTAGCGATCGGTTTATTAGATGGTATGATCGATGCTGGGATCAAAGTACCAGAAGATTTTGAAATCGTCACAAGCAACAACTCATTACTGACAGAAGTATCTCGTCCACGTCTTTCAAGCGTGACACAACCGTTATATGATATCGGTGCTGTTTCTATGCGTTTATTGACAAAATTAATGAATAAAGAAGAAATCGAAGATAAAACTGTTATCTTACCTTATGGTATGGATCAAAAAGGATCGACAAAATAA
- a CDS encoding DUF1801 domain-containing protein, with protein MEQIEEYVEEVDEKWQAAYKMLAQTIAENIPEGFVLQMQYGMPTYVVPLSIFPEGYLNRNDEPLPFISLGAQKKHLALYHMGIMGNKELLQWFQEEYKQTVPTKLNMGKSCIRFTNTKTIPYALIGELVSKISMDEWIASYSRYKTKKGQ; from the coding sequence ATGGAGCAAATAGAAGAATATGTTGAAGAGGTAGATGAGAAGTGGCAAGCTGCATATAAAATGTTGGCTCAAACTATTGCTGAAAATATACCTGAGGGTTTTGTCTTACAGATGCAGTATGGCATGCCAACTTATGTGGTACCGCTAAGTATTTTTCCAGAAGGCTATTTGAATCGTAACGATGAACCATTGCCGTTTATTAGTCTGGGCGCTCAGAAAAAGCATCTTGCACTTTATCATATGGGAATCATGGGAAATAAAGAGTTACTACAATGGTTTCAAGAAGAATATAAACAAACAGTTCCAACTAAATTGAATATGGGAAAGAGCTGTATTCGATTTACAAATACGAAGACGATTCCTTATGCGTTGATCGGAGAATTGGTGAGTAAAATCTCGATGGATGAATGGATTGCCAGCTATAGTCGATATAAAACGAAAAAAGGACAGTGA
- a CDS encoding YneF family protein codes for MSTGLVVLIAIIALLAGAAGGFFLARKYMQDYFKKNPPVNEDMLRMMMMSMGQKPSEKKIRQMMQQMKNQGDK; via the coding sequence ATGTCAACAGGTTTAGTAGTGTTAATCGCGATTATCGCTTTATTAGCAGGTGCAGCAGGCGGATTTTTCCTTGCGCGCAAATATATGCAAGATTACTTTAAAAAGAATCCTCCCGTTAATGAGGATATGTTACGAATGATGATGATGTCTATGGGACAAAAACCTTCTGAGAAGAAGATACGTCAAATGATGCAGCAAATGAAGAACCAAGGCGACAAATAG
- a CDS encoding deoxyribonuclease IV produces the protein MLLGSHVSMSGKKMLLGAAEEAASYDATTFMIYTGAPQNTRRKPIEEMNIEAGQKFMAEHHLSNIVVHAPYIINLGNTIKVENFGFATAFLRQEIERAQALGATQITLHPGAHVGAGVDAGLKQIIKGLDEVLWKEQVPQIALETMAGKGTELGRTFEELATIIEGVTLNDKLSVTMDTCHINDAGYNVKEDFDGVLEEFDKIIGLDRLKVVHVNDSKNPMGSHKDRHANIGFGTIGFDALNKVVHHETLTELPKILETPYVGADKKTSKAPYGYEIAMLKSQTFDPDLLEKIEAQK, from the coding sequence ATGTTATTAGGTTCGCATGTGAGTATGAGTGGTAAAAAAATGTTATTAGGAGCTGCTGAGGAGGCTGCTAGTTATGATGCTACAACGTTTATGATCTATACAGGTGCACCTCAAAATACGCGCCGTAAACCAATTGAAGAGATGAATATAGAGGCAGGTCAAAAATTTATGGCTGAGCATCATTTGAGCAATATCGTTGTTCATGCACCATATATAATTAATTTAGGTAATACGATCAAAGTAGAAAATTTTGGTTTTGCAACGGCTTTTTTACGTCAGGAAATTGAACGAGCACAAGCTTTAGGCGCCACACAAATTACCCTGCATCCGGGAGCTCACGTTGGAGCTGGTGTCGATGCTGGGTTAAAACAAATTATCAAAGGTTTAGATGAAGTGCTTTGGAAAGAGCAAGTTCCACAGATCGCGTTAGAAACAATGGCTGGTAAAGGGACTGAGCTGGGGCGGACATTTGAAGAATTAGCGACGATCATCGAAGGCGTTACATTAAATGACAAATTATCGGTAACGATGGATACATGCCATATCAACGATGCTGGTTATAATGTAAAAGAGGATTTTGATGGTGTCTTGGAAGAATTTGACAAAATTATCGGGTTAGATCGCTTGAAAGTCGTTCATGTGAATGATTCTAAAAATCCGATGGGGTCTCATAAAGATCGTCATGCAAATATCGGTTTTGGAACGATCGGGTTTGATGCATTGAACAAAGTCGTTCATCATGAAACATTGACAGAACTGCCAAAAATTTTAGAAACGCCTTATGTTGGTGCAGATAAAAAGACAAGTAAAGCACCTTATGGCTATGAGATTGCTATGTTAAAATCGCAAACATTCGATCCAGATTTGTTAGAGAAAATAGAAGCACAAAAATAA
- a CDS encoding aminopeptidase P family protein, with protein sequence MNQEKINDLKKWMEIEQIDLTYISDPGHIAYFSGYHSDPHERVLALFISLNSGSFLFTPALEVEDAENSSWSEPVYGYLDSEDPWEKITQLIKKNGNPRKIATEKEALSVSRFERLNQAFPSSDFSISVTPVIEKLQLLKTPTEVNKLMEAGNWADVALEIGFKAIAEGAKEQEILAEIEYQLKRQGIRSMSFDTLVLTGKNAASPHGNPGNTAVAKQDLVLFDLGVVYNGYCSDVTRTVAYKEPTDFQKEIYSIVLEAQLKAMDAVKPGVTAGELDDVARGVISGYGYGEYFNHRLGHGIGTTVHEYPSLVTGNDLVIEEGMCFSIEPGIYIPGKVGVRIEDCLHVTKTGCEAFTKTTKELQIID encoded by the coding sequence ATGAATCAAGAAAAAATCAATGACTTAAAAAAATGGATGGAAATAGAACAAATCGATCTGACCTATATCAGTGATCCTGGTCACATTGCGTATTTTTCCGGCTATCACAGTGATCCTCACGAAAGAGTTTTAGCTTTGTTTATTTCATTGAACAGCGGATCATTCTTATTCACCCCAGCATTAGAAGTTGAGGATGCTGAAAATAGTTCTTGGAGTGAACCCGTCTATGGTTACTTAGATAGTGAAGATCCATGGGAAAAAATCACTCAGCTGATCAAGAAAAATGGCAATCCACGTAAAATAGCTACAGAAAAAGAAGCGTTGAGTGTTTCTCGCTTCGAACGCTTGAACCAAGCATTTCCTTCAAGTGATTTTTCAATCAGTGTCACTCCTGTCATTGAAAAACTACAGCTTTTAAAAACACCTACTGAAGTGAACAAACTGATGGAAGCCGGAAATTGGGCCGATGTGGCATTAGAAATTGGATTTAAAGCGATTGCTGAAGGAGCTAAAGAACAGGAGATCCTTGCTGAAATTGAATATCAATTGAAACGTCAGGGTATCCGTTCTATGAGTTTTGATACGCTAGTCTTAACTGGAAAAAATGCTGCAAGTCCACATGGAAACCCTGGAAATACAGCTGTTGCCAAACAGGATCTTGTTTTGTTTGATTTAGGTGTTGTCTATAATGGCTATTGTAGTGACGTAACTAGAACTGTCGCTTATAAAGAACCAACAGATTTCCAAAAAGAAATTTATTCCATTGTTTTAGAAGCGCAGTTAAAAGCTATGGATGCTGTAAAACCTGGTGTGACAGCTGGTGAATTAGATGATGTCGCTCGGGGTGTGATCAGCGGTTATGGTTATGGAGAATATTTTAATCACCGTCTAGGTCATGGAATCGGAACGACTGTTCACGAATATCCTTCTCTGGTTACCGGTAATGACTTAGTGATAGAAGAAGGTATGTGTTTCTCTATTGAACCCGGTATTTACATCCCAGGCAAAGTCGGCGTACGGATCGAAGATTGTCTTCATGTGACTAAAACAGGCTGTGAAGCCTTTACAAAAACCACAAAAGAACTACAAATCATCGATTAA